A genomic window from Alkalihalobacillus sp. AL-G includes:
- a CDS encoding DNA internalization-related competence protein ComEC/Rec2, which yields MRNDSLHMIVLAAIIAIVTTTERWWLFFLLIFLIILSRKQASIPILFCTCVSFIFFYFYTPYYEDLHSTSLSPQTSRFEGAISSQPVVDGDRLSFRMELSDGEQLQIHYKIRSENQQKAFAALSPGILCTFDGSLEKPGQTRNFYSFDYRAFLKSYYGIHWVLRPVEFSVGQCQFQDNFINRLHQYRHEQINKISKDFPDKLSGMVNALLFGDRSGIDETLITHYQSLGLIHLLAVSGLHVGSALGLTFFLLLRFGMTREKGLWGLLGIIPLIIIITGAAPSVLRAGFMAAIVCILSLLRMKIPPINQISIVCFVLLLIKPTYIFHLGFQLSFLITVSILLSSKIILRCKSTLSQLFAASIIAQIASIPIVLWNFYEFSLWSLPLNMILIPLVTLIILPMIFLTFILYSWVPIPVWVVFAKMLELSFSLIHFLMEVSSSLPFGLLTFGRPDGMMMFILIVTLIWFLIRWEKAVSYHKLTTPFFVTIIVFIFLWILPYVDRNGYVTMVDVGQGDAIVVELPFRRGVYVIDSGGFFQFEKERWMERRKSFNTGEDILVPYLKARGIRSINALILTHGHIDHVGGALEVIDSIQVESVLYGKSSMYDNSEEQLLNHIQEKGIPIHLVRDGMKWTTGGQTFKVLGPNQSGTSKNNRSIILYFKLYQSRFLFMGDMEKEQEARFVRSYPNLKIDVLKVGHHGSDTSSTQPFLNHVQPEIALISAGVDNRYQHPALEVINRLAKQGVSIYRTDLDGGIRLKLTPYKTEIETVLNREE from the coding sequence TTGAGAAATGATTCCCTACATATGATTGTGTTAGCTGCCATCATTGCGATTGTAACCACAACCGAACGTTGGTGGCTATTTTTTTTATTGATATTCCTCATAATCCTCTCCCGAAAGCAAGCGTCGATTCCGATTCTTTTTTGTACCTGTGTATCGTTTATATTCTTTTACTTCTATACCCCCTATTATGAAGACCTCCACTCAACCTCTTTATCTCCCCAAACTTCCCGATTTGAAGGTGCGATTTCATCTCAACCTGTCGTGGATGGGGATCGATTATCGTTTCGAATGGAATTGTCTGATGGAGAACAGCTTCAAATCCATTATAAAATACGATCGGAAAATCAACAAAAGGCTTTTGCTGCTTTATCACCCGGTATACTGTGTACGTTTGATGGATCATTAGAAAAGCCTGGACAAACAAGGAATTTTTATAGCTTCGATTATCGAGCGTTTTTAAAGTCATATTACGGAATTCATTGGGTATTGAGGCCGGTGGAATTTAGTGTAGGGCAATGTCAGTTTCAAGATAATTTTATAAACCGGTTACATCAATATCGACATGAGCAAATAAACAAGATCAGCAAAGATTTTCCTGATAAATTATCCGGGATGGTCAACGCATTGCTTTTTGGAGATCGATCTGGCATTGATGAAACTCTGATCACTCATTACCAGTCCCTCGGATTAATCCACTTACTAGCTGTTTCTGGACTTCATGTAGGCTCAGCCCTTGGACTCACTTTTTTTTTGCTGCTCCGGTTCGGAATGACAAGAGAAAAAGGATTATGGGGATTACTAGGAATTATACCACTGATCATCATCATTACTGGTGCTGCACCATCTGTTCTTAGAGCGGGTTTCATGGCAGCAATCGTCTGTATCCTTTCACTTCTCCGTATGAAAATTCCTCCCATTAATCAAATAAGCATCGTATGTTTCGTACTACTTCTCATTAAACCAACGTACATTTTTCATCTTGGATTTCAGTTATCCTTTTTGATTACAGTTTCAATTCTCTTATCAAGTAAGATCATTCTTAGATGTAAAAGTACGCTCAGTCAATTGTTTGCAGCATCTATTATTGCTCAAATCGCTTCAATCCCAATCGTATTATGGAATTTTTATGAGTTTTCGCTCTGGTCGCTTCCATTGAATATGATATTAATCCCTCTAGTAACCCTTATCATTCTGCCGATGATTTTCTTAACGTTCATTTTATACAGTTGGGTTCCGATACCGGTTTGGGTTGTTTTTGCAAAAATGTTAGAGTTATCCTTTTCACTTATTCATTTTCTTATGGAAGTGAGCTCGTCTTTGCCATTTGGGTTACTGACGTTCGGAAGACCAGATGGCATGATGATGTTCATCCTGATCGTGACCCTGATATGGTTCCTGATTCGCTGGGAAAAAGCGGTTTCTTACCATAAATTGACAACCCCGTTTTTCGTAACAATCATTGTGTTTATATTTCTATGGATCCTGCCTTACGTTGATCGAAACGGTTACGTAACCATGGTTGATGTTGGTCAAGGTGATGCGATCGTAGTTGAACTACCATTTCGCAGAGGTGTTTATGTAATTGATTCGGGAGGGTTTTTTCAATTTGAGAAAGAGCGATGGATGGAACGAAGAAAGTCATTTAATACAGGTGAAGATATACTCGTCCCATACTTAAAGGCAAGGGGGATACGAAGCATAAACGCACTGATATTAACTCATGGGCATATTGATCATGTTGGCGGAGCTTTGGAGGTCATCGATTCCATTCAAGTTGAATCCGTTTTATATGGGAAATCAAGCATGTATGATAATTCTGAGGAACAGCTTTTAAATCACATACAGGAAAAAGGTATTCCAATTCACCTAGTTCGGGATGGAATGAAGTGGACAACAGGAGGTCAAACCTTTAAAGTTCTAGGTCCTAACCAAAGCGGCACCTCCAAAAACAATCGTTCGATCATCCTCTATTTCAAATTATATCAGAGCCGTTTCTTGTTTATGGGAGATATGGAGAAAGAACAGGAGGCACGATTTGTGCGATCCTACCCAAATTTAAAGATAGATGTTCTGAAGGTTGGTCATCATGGGAGTGATACATCCAGCACGCAACCTTTTCTAAATCATGTTCAACCCGAGATCGCATTAATATCGGCTGGGGTGGATAATCGGTATCAGCACCCGGCCCTCGAAGTGATCAATAGGCTTGCAAAGCAGGGGGTTTCAATCTATAGAACCGACTTGGATGGAGGAATCCGACTAAAGCTTACCCCTTATAAAACTGAAATCGAGACCGTATTAAACCGAGAAGAATAG
- a CDS encoding ComE operon protein 2, translating to MDRISWNQYFMAQSTLLAMRSTCERLKVGATIVRDKRIIAGGYNGSISGGEHCLDEGCYVIDGHCVRTVHAEMNALLQCAKFGVATENAEIYVTHFPCLQCCKSIVQAGIKKVYYAKDYKNHPYAIQLFKQAGVQTELVRLEEHYDLTSKSKRDLSSKMLHELRKLGASEEKLSEFEQDYERIYELEKEPY from the coding sequence ATGGATCGGATTTCATGGAATCAATATTTTATGGCGCAAAGTACACTTCTCGCGATGCGAAGTACATGCGAACGTTTAAAAGTGGGAGCTACAATCGTGAGGGATAAGCGAATAATCGCTGGAGGCTATAATGGATCCATTTCTGGTGGAGAACATTGTCTTGATGAGGGCTGCTATGTCATAGATGGTCATTGTGTAAGAACGGTGCATGCAGAAATGAACGCCCTTTTACAGTGTGCAAAATTTGGAGTCGCCACAGAAAACGCAGAGATATACGTCACCCATTTTCCTTGTTTACAATGCTGCAAGTCAATTGTTCAGGCAGGGATCAAAAAGGTATATTATGCAAAGGACTATAAAAATCATCCTTATGCCATTCAATTGTTTAAGCAGGCGGGCGTCCAAACGGAATTAGTACGGTTGGAGGAACACTATGATCTAACCTCAAAAAGTAAGCGCGATTTATCATCCAAAATGCTTCATGAATTAAGGAAGCTTGGAGCAAGTGAAGAGAAACTCAGTGAATTCGAGCAGGATTATGAACGAATATATGAGTTGGAGAAGGAGCCCTATTGA
- a CDS encoding helix-hairpin-helix domain-containing protein — translation MTIFDSLTEKERLMFGIIVVLTILTLFLGYSYFTEKDRSPTALNKGTIKKETSALETSTPVTDDKTKNPSKVLMVDVKGAVRSPDVYQITNGKRINDVILMAGGFTEDANPNGINLAKLLEDEMVVYVPEIGESGENPAFSQIQEEGGRVNINKADATELQEIPGIGPTKAGAIIRYREEHGPFQSIEDLTNVPGIGEKTLEQMKEKITI, via the coding sequence ATGACCATCTTTGATTCTTTAACCGAAAAAGAACGTTTGATGTTCGGAATAATCGTTGTTTTAACTATACTGACGTTATTTTTGGGATATTCGTATTTTACGGAAAAAGATCGTTCTCCCACAGCTTTGAATAAGGGAACAATTAAGAAAGAAACATCGGCATTAGAAACGAGTACCCCTGTTACAGACGATAAGACTAAAAATCCTTCCAAGGTTCTGATGGTAGATGTAAAAGGTGCTGTTCGTTCTCCTGATGTTTACCAGATTACAAACGGGAAGCGCATAAATGATGTGATTTTGATGGCTGGTGGTTTTACAGAAGATGCAAACCCGAACGGAATCAATCTTGCAAAATTGTTGGAGGATGAAATGGTTGTTTACGTACCTGAGATCGGGGAGAGTGGGGAAAATCCGGCCTTTTCACAAATACAAGAGGAGGGTGGCAGGGTTAATATCAATAAGGCAGATGCAACAGAGTTACAAGAGATTCCCGGAATTGGACCAACCAAAGCGGGCGCGATCATTCGATATCGTGAGGAACATGGACCATTTCAATCGATTGAAGACTTGACAAATGTACCGGGTATCGGTGAAAAGACACTTGAGCAAATGAAAGAGAAAATAACGATCTAG